Proteins co-encoded in one Alcanivorax sp. genomic window:
- the tusA gene encoding sulfurtransferase TusA, with amino-acid sequence MEAQHHLDATGLLCPEPVMMLHNKVRDMAPGDLLEVRATDPSTERDIPKFCQFLGHTLEGQEVEGEVYRYWIRKKQ; translated from the coding sequence ATGGAAGCCCAACACCACCTCGATGCCACCGGTCTGCTATGCCCGGAACCGGTGATGATGCTGCACAACAAGGTCCGCGACATGGCCCCCGGCGATCTATTGGAAGTGCGCGCCACCGACCCCTCCACCGAGCGCGACATTCCCAAATTCTGCCAGTTTCTGGGTCATACCCTGGAAGGGCAGGAGGTTGAGGGGGAGGTTTATCGGTACTGGATACGTAAAAAGCAGTGA
- a CDS encoding NAD(P)/FAD-dependent oxidoreductase: MEKQTRNPAVLVIGAGMSGILLGIKLREAGITDITIVEKGDGVGGTWRENTYPGVSCDVPAHMYAYSFEPFVGWDDRFAEGAQIRQYFEQTADKYGITELVRFNEEVTAAQYRDGRWQVTTSKGDALSVDFIVAATGILHHPSVPDIPGLSDFAGTAFHTARWDHKLDFSGKRVGVIGTGSTAAQVIPALVNQGVPVSIFQRTPQWMFPRPDAHYSPLYKKTLARLPFLATLIGRLWAWYYAQMFAKMVIGKPLQFWITDRIVRRNLEKAVANPELRAKLTPDYRVGCKRLVLASDFFEAVQQPHCELITDDVDHVEPDGIVTRDGNKHPLDVLVLATGFHHLNFMRPMDLTGRDGIHIETAWQQQCLSYRSVTIPGFPNFFLMTGPNSPVGNFSVTRVAEVQADYMMKLIRRWQQGEFDAIEPRPDAADSFLSRIKANMTGTVWTGGCQSWYLDPTGTPALWPFTFGQWVEEMREPNLADFDVYRSTSVSVNS, from the coding sequence ATGGAGAAACAGACCCGTAATCCCGCTGTTCTGGTGATCGGTGCCGGCATGAGCGGCATTCTGCTAGGCATCAAGCTGCGCGAGGCAGGCATCACTGACATCACCATTGTGGAAAAAGGCGATGGTGTGGGCGGCACCTGGCGGGAGAACACCTACCCCGGCGTGAGCTGTGATGTGCCCGCCCACATGTACGCCTATAGCTTCGAACCCTTTGTAGGCTGGGATGACCGCTTTGCCGAAGGCGCCCAGATTCGCCAGTATTTCGAGCAGACCGCCGACAAATACGGCATTACTGAACTGGTGCGCTTCAATGAGGAAGTTACGGCCGCCCAATACCGGGACGGTCGCTGGCAGGTGACCACCAGCAAAGGCGATGCGCTTAGTGTGGATTTCATTGTCGCGGCCACCGGCATCCTCCATCACCCCTCGGTTCCGGATATTCCCGGGCTCTCCGACTTTGCCGGCACGGCTTTCCATACTGCCCGCTGGGATCACAAACTGGATTTCAGCGGCAAACGGGTTGGCGTGATCGGTACCGGGTCCACCGCCGCTCAGGTCATCCCGGCACTGGTGAATCAGGGCGTGCCAGTATCAATCTTCCAGCGCACCCCGCAGTGGATGTTCCCGCGCCCGGATGCTCACTACTCTCCCCTGTACAAGAAGACCCTCGCCCGCTTACCGTTCCTGGCCACCCTTATTGGCCGGCTGTGGGCGTGGTACTACGCCCAGATGTTCGCCAAGATGGTGATCGGCAAGCCGCTACAGTTCTGGATTACCGACCGAATCGTGCGCCGCAATCTGGAAAAAGCGGTGGCCAATCCGGAGCTGCGCGCCAAGCTCACCCCGGATTACCGGGTGGGCTGCAAGCGGCTGGTGCTCGCCTCGGATTTTTTTGAAGCGGTGCAGCAACCCCACTGTGAGCTGATCACCGATGATGTCGACCATGTCGAGCCCGACGGCATCGTGACCCGGGATGGCAACAAGCATCCACTGGACGTGCTGGTACTGGCCACCGGGTTCCACCACCTGAACTTCATGCGCCCCATGGACCTGACCGGCCGCGATGGCATTCATATCGAGACCGCCTGGCAGCAGCAGTGCCTCAGTTACCGCTCGGTCACTATCCCCGGCTTCCCCAATTTTTTCCTGATGACCGGCCCCAACAGCCCGGTGGGCAATTTCTCGGTAACCCGCGTCGCAGAGGTGCAGGCAGACTACATGATGAAGCTCATCCGCCGCTGGCAGCAGGGCGAATTCGACGCCATCGAACCGCGCCCCGACGCCGCGGATAGCTTCCTGTCCCGCATCAAGGCCAACATGACCGGCACCGTCTGGACCGGCGGCTGCCAAAGCTGGTACCTGGACCCCACCGGCACACCGGCCCTGTGGCCGTTCACGTTCGGGCAGTGGGTGGAGGAGATGAGGGAGCCGAATCTCGCAGACTTTGATGTTTACAGATCGACCAGCGTTTCAGTGAACAGTTAA
- a CDS encoding outer membrane beta-barrel protein: protein MKTTLPLSLALTGALITPLHAEEELAPPDVDFFVQAQMSKADMDPYGFDTADGLTINVGMWLNSVTLGENSRFGLEGGFVTQGDVDELTDFTRAPSVSETGAGATSVRVQQEDSLELGGFTAGVVWQSPYWLYLKAGGYLYDLKLETRQQRILLDVNGDTVTTVNDAPQSESQSGLAPYATAGLAIPLLDSLSLTAQYQYTNMESENFGTLGIGLRFTN, encoded by the coding sequence ATGAAAACAACACTGCCGCTGAGTTTGGCGTTGACTGGCGCCCTGATCACCCCACTACACGCCGAAGAAGAGCTTGCCCCACCGGACGTGGATTTTTTCGTCCAGGCCCAGATGAGCAAGGCCGACATGGATCCCTATGGCTTTGATACTGCGGATGGCCTCACCATCAATGTGGGGATGTGGCTGAACAGCGTAACGCTGGGCGAAAATTCCCGTTTCGGGCTGGAAGGTGGCTTTGTCACCCAGGGTGATGTGGATGAGCTGACTGATTTTACCCGTGCGCCCAGTGTCTCCGAAACCGGTGCCGGCGCCACCAGCGTGCGGGTTCAACAGGAAGACTCCCTGGAATTGGGAGGCTTTACCGCTGGCGTGGTCTGGCAAAGCCCCTATTGGCTTTATCTGAAGGCCGGCGGCTACCTCTATGACCTGAAGCTGGAAACACGCCAGCAACGCATTCTGCTGGATGTTAACGGTGACACGGTCACCACTGTCAACGACGCCCCGCAAAGCGAAAGCCAATCTGGGCTGGCCCCCTATGCCACCGCCGGTCTGGCGATCCCGCTTCTCGACAGCCTGTCGCTCACCGCCCAATACCAGTACACCAATATGGAATCCGAAAATTTCGGTACCCTGGGTATCGGTCTGCGCTTTACGAATTAA
- a CDS encoding MFS transporter, with translation MTTSRPGPALFATLGALYFAQALPVSMLGKALPALARDAGLPTEWIGFLALPALPWAFKFIWAPWVDRWGAGRPNHRKRWIQCCLLAVMAVLFVVSLFPQKWLLGPGFVVLLGLLFLLNLFSATQDIATDGLATRMLPPSLRGLGNSIQVNGYKIGMMVGSSALLILVGWWGWQTTLGLVITGMMLVLVQVTRFREPVEPPRPREHVSFRWWRQELARFWKRPGMGLWLFLLLFYKVGDGFGTRMINPFLVDSGWSLVEIGTLDLIISFAGLAGAAMAGLLMIRMAHRTALFAFAVLQTLAFAAWAALAHYQALEWIWPVALFEQFTDGLSTVAFFTLMMDYCRDGHEGSDYTMQASVRLFAVGIFTLSSGFSAAWLGYDGHFLLAAALVAVVIPLAWRWQPPATAQTPH, from the coding sequence ATGACGACATCCAGACCTGGGCCGGCGCTGTTCGCGACCCTCGGTGCCCTCTATTTTGCCCAGGCGCTGCCTGTGAGCATGTTGGGCAAGGCGCTACCTGCGCTGGCCCGGGATGCGGGCCTGCCCACCGAATGGATCGGTTTTCTGGCCCTGCCGGCCTTGCCCTGGGCGTTCAAGTTTATCTGGGCTCCGTGGGTGGATCGCTGGGGGGCAGGGCGTCCCAATCATCGCAAGCGCTGGATCCAGTGCTGTCTGCTGGCCGTGATGGCGGTGTTGTTCGTGGTCTCCCTGTTTCCCCAGAAGTGGTTACTGGGACCGGGCTTTGTGGTGCTGCTGGGCCTGCTGTTTCTGCTCAACCTGTTCAGTGCCACCCAGGATATTGCCACCGATGGGCTGGCGACCCGCATGTTGCCGCCCTCGCTGCGGGGGCTGGGCAACAGTATCCAGGTCAACGGCTACAAGATCGGCATGATGGTGGGTAGTAGTGCCTTGCTGATCCTTGTGGGCTGGTGGGGCTGGCAAACTACCCTGGGGCTGGTGATCACCGGCATGATGCTGGTGCTGGTTCAGGTGACCCGGTTCCGCGAACCGGTAGAGCCGCCGCGGCCCCGGGAGCATGTGAGTTTTCGCTGGTGGCGTCAGGAGCTGGCGCGCTTCTGGAAGCGTCCCGGCATGGGCCTGTGGCTGTTCCTGCTGCTGTTCTACAAAGTGGGTGACGGCTTTGGTACGCGCATGATTAACCCCTTTCTGGTCGACAGTGGCTGGAGCCTGGTGGAAATCGGCACCCTGGACCTGATCATTTCCTTCGCCGGTCTGGCGGGGGCCGCCATGGCGGGCCTACTGATGATCCGCATGGCTCACCGAACGGCCCTGTTTGCCTTTGCTGTGTTGCAGACCCTGGCCTTTGCCGCCTGGGCGGCGCTGGCACACTACCAGGCGCTGGAGTGGATCTGGCCGGTGGCGTTGTTTGAGCAGTTTACCGATGGCCTGTCCACGGTGGCGTTCTTCACGTTGATGATGGATTACTGCCGGGACGGACATGAGGGGAGTGACTACACCATGCAGGCCTCGGTGCGGTTGTTTGCGGTGGGGATTTTTACCCTGAGCAGTGGTTTCAGTGCAGCCTGGCTGGGCTATGACGGCCACTTCCTGCTGGCGGCAGCACTGGTGGCGGTGGTGATTCCTCTGGCGTGGCGCTGGCAGCCGCCGGCTACCGCGCAAACACCTCATTGA
- the rlmM gene encoding 23S rRNA (cytidine(2498)-2'-O)-methyltransferase RlmM: protein MPSDFLNTGTETLLALCRPGFEADLAAELNFHAAEQMVAGYPRTSANSGYVLWHSQQGSMASLLQSGLIFARSLSMGIGEFIDIGDDRIGALWPLLEEAAPFSEVYLDHSDTNEGRELQRFLKGFRKALEPRLKKAGLLRRKAANRLHLFFSDSHNGWATISPAQVPLAEGGVRRLKLPAEAPSRSALKVEEALLRFFGTTDALSAKTAVDLGAAPGGWSWQLARRGIKVQAVDHGKLDARLLDEYPVEHIYGDAFTWRPRSSVDLVVCDVVDKPARTLQQMEKWLEQGWSRAALFNLKLPMKRRFQEVWQLLEKLATAMERHPERGEVIIKAAHLYYDREEITVWAAYHRDY from the coding sequence ATGCCCAGCGACTTCTTGAACACCGGCACGGAAACCCTTCTGGCACTGTGCCGCCCGGGCTTTGAAGCGGATCTCGCCGCCGAACTGAACTTCCATGCGGCGGAACAGATGGTGGCCGGGTATCCGCGGACGTCTGCCAACAGTGGTTATGTGCTGTGGCACAGCCAGCAGGGCAGCATGGCATCACTGCTGCAGAGCGGACTGATCTTTGCCCGCAGTCTGAGCATGGGCATTGGGGAGTTTATTGATATCGGTGATGACCGCATCGGCGCCCTGTGGCCCTTGTTGGAAGAGGCTGCGCCGTTCAGTGAGGTCTATCTGGACCACAGTGATACCAATGAAGGGCGTGAACTACAGCGTTTCCTCAAGGGGTTTCGCAAGGCCCTGGAGCCCCGCCTGAAGAAAGCCGGTCTGCTGCGACGCAAGGCCGCCAACCGCCTGCACCTGTTTTTCAGTGACTCCCACAATGGCTGGGCGACCATCAGCCCTGCCCAGGTGCCACTGGCGGAAGGCGGGGTGCGCCGTCTCAAGTTGCCGGCCGAGGCGCCCAGTCGCTCAGCGCTGAAAGTGGAAGAGGCCCTGCTACGCTTTTTCGGCACCACTGATGCGCTGTCGGCGAAAACGGCGGTGGATCTGGGGGCGGCGCCGGGTGGCTGGAGCTGGCAGCTGGCACGCCGCGGGATCAAGGTGCAGGCGGTGGATCACGGCAAACTGGATGCCCGGTTGCTGGATGAATACCCGGTGGAGCATATCTACGGTGATGCCTTCACCTGGCGGCCGCGCAGCAGTGTGGATCTGGTGGTGTGTGATGTGGTGGACAAGCCGGCAAGAACCCTGCAGCAAATGGAAAAATGGCTTGAGCAGGGCTGGAGTCGCGCGGCCCTGTTCAATTTGAAACTGCCCATGAAGCGCCGCTTTCAGGAAGTCTGGCAATTGCTGGAGAAGCTGGCCACCGCCATGGAACGTCATCCCGAGCGGGGCGAGGTGATCATCAAGGCTGCGCACCTTTATTACGACCGGGAAGAGATTACCGTCTGGGCTGCCTACCACCGGGATTACTGA